The following are encoded in a window of Vibrio azureus genomic DNA:
- a CDS encoding lipase family protein translates to MGLGNAQTLPVKRRKVCELRGFYQYASAFWALIQTDISTFHKYKKLYICGHSLGGAGALIVSALLKQYFSPKTLRLYTYGMPRTGTHSFVGAYNDITHYRHVNNHDLVPQVPFKWANTNPDETSNSSKLSSLVLDLVVDNDDDNYHHHGNLVQLLTYSREKFQPQEVKQVLLTPKQTHITSLTFARNTQDDTFILADTLSKEHIDINGYKATILDSGLQHMMSEYIPNLKSQLKILLHGTLSQSYTNANTELTATIDNLNQAIQTLQEEYKQSKNISLRAIKKRRSLKLEEETITKLLANLKRIQRELGGLVNSPTVLPPGVLLYGDKQPLQIDLEGRING, encoded by the coding sequence TTGGGCTTAGGCAATGCTCAAACTTTACCAGTAAAAAGACGAAAGGTTTGCGAACTACGAGGCTTTTATCAATACGCATCAGCATTTTGGGCACTAATACAGACAGACATCTCGACGTTTCACAAATACAAGAAATTATATATTTGTGGGCATAGTCTAGGCGGTGCGGGCGCACTTATAGTCAGTGCATTATTGAAGCAGTATTTTTCACCAAAAACACTTCGGCTTTATACCTACGGAATGCCGAGAACGGGCACGCATTCATTTGTGGGCGCTTATAATGACATAACACATTATCGCCATGTCAATAACCATGACCTAGTACCTCAAGTACCATTTAAATGGGCGAATACCAATCCAGATGAAACTTCGAATTCGTCAAAACTTTCATCTTTAGTTTTAGATCTCGTAGTGGACAATGATGATGATAATTATCACCATCATGGCAATCTCGTTCAACTACTGACTTATAGCCGTGAAAAGTTCCAACCACAAGAAGTCAAACAGGTGCTGCTAACGCCGAAGCAGACTCATATTACCAGCCTAACATTTGCACGTAACACACAAGATGATACATTTATTCTGGCAGATACCCTAAGTAAAGAACATATTGATATAAACGGTTACAAGGCGACCATTCTTGATTCAGGTCTCCAACATATGATGTCAGAGTATATTCCAAACCTAAAATCGCAACTGAAAATACTACTCCATGGCACTCTATCCCAAAGCTATACCAATGCAAATACAGAGCTTACAGCGACAATAGATAATTTAAATCAAGCGATTCAAACATTACAAGAAGAGTATAAACAAAGCAAAAATATCTCCTTACGAGCCATCAAAAAACGTAGAAGCTTAAAGCTTGAAGAGGAAACTATAACCAAATTACTAGCCAATCTTAAGCGCATTCAAAGAGAGCTAGGGGGACTGGTTAACTCCCCAACAGTGCTTCCTCCTGGTGTGTTATTGTATGGTGATAAGCAACCATTACAGATTGATTTAGAAGGACGGATTAATGGCTAA
- a CDS encoding MATE family efflux transporter, with the protein MKAPTSKSLKYCNEICRLGAPLVIAFLAQIGMQIVDTAMLGQLGAKALAVGALGGTIIYTLISFSAGFLSPSGVFISEMRGARNNKHIPIIIKQGLLIALILSFLFIAILYFSPFFLQFMELDKELVEQTGLYLQTLAWGLPSILIFIILRDFIVAFNYSKLVMIISLIAIPMNAILNSILMYGLFGLPELGLIGIGYSTSITRIAMLCFLVVYIASNPRICVLLRNASNHLTTFIQFKKMLTMGGSTGAMVGLEVGMFLMVTLFVGQIGVISLAAHQIASQCVSVAFAIAFGLSQAANIRVAYVKGANKAHLVPVYTYASLGLGLFCSSIIALLLVLGAKPIINLFFDSELLANQEALGLAINLLCMAAILQYFDSCQAILLGVLRALKDTFVPMLLAISSYWLLGVVSSYLLAFHMNWGTVGIWVGICLGIGASSLFAYMRYLFINQRAVAIDDDQAVILKTT; encoded by the coding sequence ATGAAAGCACCGACAAGTAAATCCCTGAAGTATTGTAATGAAATTTGTCGATTAGGTGCGCCGCTTGTCATTGCCTTTCTTGCCCAAATTGGTATGCAGATTGTTGATACTGCCATGCTAGGACAACTCGGTGCTAAAGCACTAGCTGTTGGCGCATTGGGTGGTACAATCATCTACACATTGATAAGCTTCAGTGCTGGCTTTTTAAGCCCTAGTGGGGTTTTTATTTCTGAAATGCGTGGGGCACGCAACAATAAACACATCCCTATCATTATAAAACAAGGCTTACTTATTGCTTTAATACTAAGCTTTTTGTTTATTGCGATATTATATTTTTCTCCCTTTTTCTTACAGTTCATGGAGTTAGATAAAGAACTGGTTGAGCAAACGGGATTATATTTGCAAACTCTAGCATGGGGCTTGCCAAGTATTTTGATATTCATCATCCTACGTGACTTCATTGTCGCTTTCAATTATTCCAAGCTCGTGATGATAATCTCACTTATCGCTATTCCGATGAATGCTATACTCAATAGCATTTTAATGTACGGTTTATTTGGCTTACCTGAACTCGGGCTTATTGGTATTGGGTATTCAACCTCAATAACTCGTATAGCTATGTTGTGTTTTCTCGTTGTCTATATTGCGTCAAATCCAAGAATCTGCGTCTTACTAAGAAACGCGTCAAACCATTTAACGACATTCATCCAGTTTAAAAAAATGCTTACTATGGGAGGCTCAACAGGGGCCATGGTAGGTTTAGAGGTCGGTATGTTTTTAATGGTTACATTGTTTGTCGGCCAAATTGGTGTTATATCTCTCGCAGCTCACCAAATTGCCTCTCAATGTGTGAGTGTTGCATTTGCTATTGCGTTTGGTCTTTCTCAAGCAGCTAACATTAGAGTTGCCTATGTAAAAGGCGCGAATAAAGCCCATTTAGTTCCAGTCTATACCTACGCATCGCTGGGTCTAGGTCTGTTTTGTTCATCAATTATCGCATTACTACTCGTACTTGGCGCCAAACCCATTATCAACCTATTTTTTGACTCAGAACTTTTGGCAAACCAAGAAGCATTGGGTCTAGCTATAAACTTGCTCTGTATGGCTGCAATTTTGCAATATTTTGATTCATGCCAGGCTATACTACTGGGTGTATTACGCGCCTTGAAGGACACCTTTGTCCCGATGTTACTCGCAATCTCTAGTTATTGGTTATTGGGGGTTGTAAGTAGCTATTTACTGGCATTTCATATGAACTGGGGTACCGTTGGTATATGGGTTGGTATTTGCCTAGGAATAGGAGCTTCATCACTGTTTGCCTATATGCGTTACCTCTTCATCAATCAGCGAGCAGTTGCAATAGATGATGATCAAGCAGTGATACTCAAAACCACATAG
- a CDS encoding DJ-1/PfpI family protein — protein MYKVGIVLFDDFTDVDFFLTYDLLGRTSDSWTVSVLGTKSEHNSHLGMKVKMDGHVSEVVNQDVVLITSGKRGIPAALKDLGFMSALNLDRNKQLIGSICAGSFILHELGLLKGKPLTTNPDAKTVLESMGGDVQDLPLVIEGNIATAGGCLSLMYLVGWLAERLFDSSKRQSIQNQLIPAGQLDLFEELISTTIQSAELANSHISV, from the coding sequence ATGTATAAAGTCGGTATTGTTTTGTTTGATGACTTTACAGATGTAGATTTCTTTCTCACGTATGACTTACTTGGTCGAACATCTGATAGTTGGACGGTTAGTGTACTTGGAACGAAATCTGAACATAATTCCCATCTTGGTATGAAAGTTAAAATGGACGGACATGTATCAGAAGTTGTTAATCAAGATGTAGTTCTTATCACCAGTGGTAAACGTGGAATCCCAGCGGCGTTAAAAGATCTTGGGTTTATGTCGGCATTGAATCTTGATCGGAATAAACAGCTAATTGGATCAATTTGTGCGGGGTCATTTATCCTTCATGAGCTCGGCTTACTTAAAGGCAAGCCGTTAACGACAAACCCAGATGCAAAGACTGTTCTAGAAAGTATGGGAGGGGACGTTCAAGACCTACCTCTAGTGATAGAAGGCAATATAGCAACTGCCGGGGGTTGTCTTTCACTGATGTATTTAGTTGGTTGGTTAGCTGAAAGGTTGTTTGACTCTAGTAAACGACAAAGCATACAAAATCAGTTAATCCCTGCTGGGCAATTAGACCTGTTTGAAGAGCTTATTTCCACAACTATTCAGTCTGCTGAATTGGCAAATTCGCATATAAGTGTTTAA
- a CDS encoding YunG family protein, with translation MNPSLEQVAKALQDNWSEESTDEPENWTPSNPSRGQCGMSSLIINDYFGGKLILWKVFVGAEQVGVHYSNELPDGTLFDSTSEQFWESEELKEPKLFERPHKLPKNGVDRYFKLSGLVRSQLENA, from the coding sequence ATGAACCCAAGTCTAGAGCAAGTAGCAAAAGCGCTTCAGGATAATTGGTCTGAAGAAAGCACCGATGAGCCAGAAAATTGGACGCCATCTAATCCAAGCCGTGGGCAGTGCGGAATGTCATCGCTCATAATCAATGATTACTTCGGTGGAAAGCTGATTTTATGGAAGGTGTTTGTGGGTGCTGAGCAAGTTGGCGTCCATTATTCCAACGAGTTACCAGATGGGACGCTCTTTGATTCAACGAGCGAGCAATTCTGGGAGTCAGAAGAGTTAAAAGAGCCTAAATTATTCGAAAGGCCGCACAAATTGCCAAAGAATGGGGTAGACCGTTATTTCAAATTATCAGGCTTAGTTCGTAGTCAATTAGAAAATGCATAA
- a CDS encoding MBL fold metallo-hydrolase: MKKTILAVLFSASVFASSSKDVPTMNDKNGYVEPFQMFDNVYYVGDKWVSSYAIDTDDGLVIIDTLDFPYSKWISINLEKLGLEDKPITHILVTHGHSDHVGGAQLLQKMYGSKVVMTKSAHELSIQQSNKSKGEKQFLSPTLDIEIKSDTSMVIGGKEFKFYLTPGHTEGDFSLDFTVKDKGAEHRAFVVGGHSVSGNDPKMINQFLNSIEKVRKIALQSPLVSVNLSNHPHKNYLFENREKLVVNGNPFISETNFFMFLKQQESLAKNKIKGL; encoded by the coding sequence GTGAAAAAAACTATTTTAGCTGTTCTTTTTAGCGCATCGGTTTTTGCTTCCTCAAGCAAAGACGTTCCAACGATGAATGATAAGAACGGTTACGTAGAACCGTTTCAGATGTTTGATAATGTTTATTATGTTGGGGACAAATGGGTTTCATCATATGCAATTGATACAGATGACGGACTAGTGATCATTGATACACTTGATTTCCCTTATTCTAAGTGGATTTCTATCAACCTTGAGAAGTTAGGGTTAGAAGATAAACCAATAACGCACATATTGGTAACACATGGGCACTCTGACCATGTTGGAGGTGCTCAGTTACTTCAAAAAATGTATGGCTCTAAAGTTGTGATGACCAAAAGCGCTCATGAATTATCTATACAGCAATCAAACAAGAGCAAAGGTGAGAAGCAGTTCCTTTCACCAACCCTAGACATAGAGATAAAAAGTGATACCTCTATGGTTATTGGCGGCAAGGAGTTTAAGTTTTATCTCACCCCGGGTCATACTGAAGGTGATTTTTCCCTAGATTTTACAGTCAAAGATAAAGGCGCTGAACATCGTGCTTTTGTTGTTGGTGGCCATAGCGTAAGTGGTAACGATCCAAAAATGATTAACCAGTTCCTGAATAGCATTGAGAAAGTTAGGAAGATTGCACTTCAGTCGCCCCTTGTGAGTGTTAATCTTTCCAACCATCCACATAAAAATTACCTATTTGAGAATAGGGAAAAGCTAGTTGTAAATGGGAACCCATTTATTAGTGAGACAAACTTCTTCATGTTTCTTAAGCAACAAGAAAGCTTAGCTAAGAATAAAATAAAAGGGCTGTAA
- the cfa gene encoding cyclopropane fatty acyl phospholipid synthase: MNYYNFFKELLKNADIKLDGDRTWDIKVKDVNMFSRIIECGSLGLGESYVDEMWECEDLSTMTSKLLSSDIESKLTISNKLSVGASLGKQKLKKLFNPQSISQAKVDVSSHYDLGNDLYERMLDPRMTYTCGYWKEASDLAQAQEHKLDLLCRKLGLSKGMRVLDIGCGWGSFMQFAAEKYGVICDGLTLSKEQAELGQSKANDAGLPINFILQDYREYRPEYKYDAVVSVGMIEHVGPSNYREYFECADRFMKEESIFLLHTIGSSISKVDCEPWIDKYIFPNGVIPSLAQLAQAMEPKFNIEDLHNFGPDYDLTLCAWYENFEQSWPELQSKYGERFFRIWRYYLLSCAGAFRARDISLWQLALTKGDRSLPESVRAV; encoded by the coding sequence ATGAATTACTACAACTTCTTTAAAGAGCTTCTAAAAAATGCTGATATTAAATTAGATGGAGATAGAACTTGGGACATCAAGGTTAAAGATGTCAATATGTTCAGTCGGATTATAGAGTGTGGTTCATTGGGGCTAGGAGAAAGTTATGTTGATGAGATGTGGGAGTGCGAAGACTTATCAACAATGACTTCTAAGCTTCTTTCATCAGACATTGAATCTAAGTTAACCATTTCAAATAAATTATCTGTTGGGGCTTCATTAGGTAAACAAAAATTAAAAAAACTATTTAACCCTCAGAGTATTTCCCAAGCCAAAGTTGATGTAAGTTCACACTATGATTTAGGGAATGATCTTTATGAAAGAATGCTTGATCCAAGAATGACCTATACATGTGGATATTGGAAAGAAGCGAGTGATTTGGCTCAAGCTCAAGAACATAAACTTGATCTCCTATGTAGAAAGTTAGGTTTATCAAAAGGAATGAGAGTTCTAGACATTGGATGTGGTTGGGGAAGTTTCATGCAATTTGCCGCAGAGAAATATGGCGTCATATGTGATGGTTTAACTTTATCAAAAGAGCAAGCTGAATTAGGGCAGAGTAAGGCTAATGATGCTGGACTACCAATAAACTTTATCTTACAAGACTACAGAGAGTATAGACCTGAATATAAGTATGATGCAGTTGTATCCGTTGGAATGATAGAACATGTGGGTCCAAGTAACTATAGAGAGTATTTTGAATGTGCAGATCGATTCATGAAAGAAGAGTCTATATTTTTATTGCATACAATTGGTTCAAGTATATCTAAGGTGGATTGTGAGCCATGGATTGACAAATATATTTTTCCTAACGGGGTAATACCTTCATTAGCCCAATTAGCACAAGCAATGGAACCGAAGTTTAATATTGAAGATTTACACAATTTTGGTCCTGATTATGATCTGACACTTTGTGCATGGTATGAAAATTTTGAGCAAAGCTGGCCAGAATTACAATCTAAATATGGCGAACGATTTTTTAGGATTTGGCGTTATTACTTGCTTTCATGTGCAGGAGCATTTAGAGCCCGAGATATAAGCTTATGGCAACTTGCATTAACAAAAGGTGACAGAAGTCTGCCTGAAAGTGTAAGAGCGGTTTAA
- a CDS encoding trypsin-like serine protease, giving the protein MKSKLSLIIALAASAYSANSFAIHYGQEVDPELFKSYVSFRVIGMFQGVVKDEQHSCGGTLIADKWVLSAAHCGGSLMIGEHPLEGFAVYNPMIRVGIDKGGIFDGAPIEVAEFWTLDGQHCVVHENTTECDNEGSLLRRSGGQDLMLVKLKESAIRPGLSEKAEIYSYSKYGTPVVQVGLGSLDNEHGGHLSKTLRGYATTITHLEDCISDYPDYADAFDLEIGYCQGMEGARQRTGMADSGGPAYVLDTKDQKLKLAGVVSGGVTMIDDSSEWGFTEKVGLTRMTRPGSEKAIEWIETIFLENNGPDLNRQ; this is encoded by the coding sequence ATGAAATCTAAATTATCATTAATAATCGCGCTTGCAGCTTCTGCTTATTCTGCAAATAGTTTTGCTATTCATTATGGACAGGAGGTTGATCCAGAGCTTTTTAAATCTTATGTCTCTTTTCGAGTAATTGGTATGTTTCAAGGGGTTGTGAAAGATGAACAACATTCATGTGGAGGAACTCTCATTGCAGATAAATGGGTTTTGTCTGCTGCACACTGTGGGGGAAGCTTGATGATAGGTGAACATCCTCTTGAAGGCTTCGCCGTGTATAATCCGATGATTCGTGTGGGGATTGATAAAGGTGGAATTTTTGACGGAGCCCCTATTGAAGTCGCAGAGTTCTGGACGCTGGACGGCCAACATTGTGTTGTGCATGAAAACACGACAGAGTGTGACAACGAAGGCTCCTTATTAAGAAGATCAGGAGGTCAGGATTTAATGCTTGTTAAACTTAAAGAATCAGCAATAAGGCCTGGATTGAGCGAAAAAGCTGAAATATATTCTTACAGTAAGTATGGAACTCCAGTTGTGCAAGTGGGCCTTGGATCTCTAGATAATGAACATGGCGGCCATTTGTCAAAAACATTACGCGGTTATGCAACAACCATAACTCACTTGGAGGATTGCATTTCAGATTACCCAGATTATGCCGATGCTTTTGACCTTGAAATAGGTTACTGCCAAGGAATGGAAGGAGCACGACAAAGAACAGGCATGGCAGATTCAGGTGGGCCAGCTTATGTTCTTGATACTAAGGATCAGAAGCTAAAATTGGCTGGTGTTGTTTCTGGTGGAGTTACCATGATAGATGATTCTTCTGAATGGGGTTTCACCGAGAAGGTTGGCTTAACGAGAATGACAAGGCCTGGGTCGGAAAAGGCTATTGAGTGGATAGAGACGATATTTCTGGAAAATAATGGTCCGGATTTAAATCGCCAGTGA
- a CDS encoding zinc-dependent alcohol dehydrogenase family protein, translating into MKYSMKRWILNETGRQNLKLIETEIPQPGPNEILVRVNAVSLNYRDKVIIEGGMGNGMPMPFTPGSDMSGVVEKTGSGTTRFSPGDRVISSFNANWIDGKLDNNAKNPHYDTLGYGFQGVLAEYVLINEEWLVKAPQSLTDAEASTLVCAGLTAWFALIERGNLRPGETVLVQGTGGVALFALQIAKAMGAEVFITSSSDEKLAAAAELGADHGINRKTENWVEAIYRLTNERGIDHVVDTVGGRNFADSVRAVASHGRISMIGMMDTHDVTAPGVMLLLKSPTIQGIGVGHRRALESLVNTVDKVKLKPVIDKSFSLAELPEALEQLDKGAFGKIIINMG; encoded by the coding sequence ATGAAATACAGCATGAAACGTTGGATATTAAACGAAACTGGACGTCAAAACCTGAAACTTATAGAAACGGAAATCCCTCAACCTGGTCCAAATGAAATTCTTGTCAGAGTCAATGCCGTCTCTCTCAATTATCGAGATAAAGTCATTATTGAAGGTGGAATGGGCAATGGTATGCCAATGCCTTTCACACCTGGTTCTGATATGTCTGGCGTGGTTGAAAAAACCGGATCTGGCACAACTCGCTTTAGCCCGGGAGACCGAGTTATCTCATCTTTTAACGCAAACTGGATAGACGGAAAGTTGGATAACAACGCTAAAAATCCACACTACGATACACTCGGTTACGGTTTTCAGGGCGTGCTAGCTGAATACGTGCTCATAAATGAGGAGTGGCTGGTTAAAGCGCCACAGTCGCTCACCGATGCTGAAGCCAGCACGCTTGTCTGTGCAGGGCTGACAGCTTGGTTTGCTCTGATTGAACGAGGTAACCTTCGTCCAGGCGAAACCGTACTCGTTCAGGGAACCGGTGGCGTGGCTCTTTTTGCACTCCAAATAGCCAAGGCCATGGGTGCCGAAGTATTTATTACTTCATCCAGCGATGAAAAACTGGCCGCAGCAGCTGAGCTAGGCGCTGATCACGGTATTAACCGCAAAACAGAGAACTGGGTCGAAGCCATTTATCGTCTGACAAATGAACGAGGAATTGATCACGTTGTGGATACGGTTGGGGGACGTAACTTTGCAGACTCTGTTCGCGCCGTAGCCTCACATGGGCGCATATCAATGATTGGTATGATGGACACACACGATGTCACAGCTCCGGGAGTCATGCTGTTACTGAAATCACCAACGATTCAAGGTATAGGTGTAGGTCATCGCCGCGCGCTAGAAAGCCTAGTCAATACCGTTGACAAAGTCAAATTGAAACCAGTTATAGATAAATCATTTAGCTTAGCAGAGCTACCGGAAGCGCTGGAGCAACTGGATAAAGGCGCGTTCGGAAAAATTATTATTAACATGGGCTAA
- a CDS encoding LysR family transcriptional regulator: MSLYWFHLGNNMKGEMNSIPVFVAAAESVSFSQAADKLHVTRSAVAKTISRLEDRLGVTLFNRTTRSQSLTDEGSLYYEFCSRALAEIKQAEDILEGGKLQVSGKLRVSVPVLLGHLCISPLLSELAKEHLGLELEISFNDRPVNLQEEGFDLAVRIGALADSSKLIARKLASHTMVFCASPGYINEAGEPILPIDLKQHAAVAYIRSGRILKWQVKNENDEMSEILPPARLMMDDMQAVRDMTIAGGGIAWLPYWLVREQLDSGNLIEILKDQTSGSWPIYAVWPRTPHLSLKVRLAVDELVSKLPAMMATIES; the protein is encoded by the coding sequence ATGTCTCTTTATTGGTTCCATTTAGGCAACAATATGAAAGGTGAGATGAATAGTATTCCTGTATTTGTGGCTGCAGCTGAGTCGGTGAGTTTTTCTCAAGCGGCCGACAAATTACATGTTACTCGCTCTGCAGTGGCGAAAACGATATCCCGTCTAGAGGATAGGCTTGGTGTTACCCTTTTCAATCGCACGACTCGCAGCCAAAGCCTCACTGATGAAGGCTCTCTGTACTACGAATTCTGCAGTCGAGCGTTGGCTGAAATTAAGCAAGCGGAGGATATACTGGAAGGTGGTAAGTTGCAGGTTAGTGGGAAACTAAGGGTGTCGGTTCCGGTACTGCTTGGACACCTTTGTATTTCACCCTTATTGTCTGAGCTTGCAAAAGAACACCTTGGGCTGGAACTGGAAATTTCATTCAACGATCGTCCGGTGAATTTGCAGGAAGAGGGATTTGATTTGGCCGTCAGAATTGGCGCACTGGCTGACAGTAGCAAACTGATAGCTCGAAAACTGGCTTCTCACACGATGGTATTCTGTGCGTCTCCGGGTTATATCAACGAAGCTGGTGAGCCAATTTTACCCATTGACCTAAAGCAGCATGCTGCCGTTGCATACATCCGTTCAGGGCGCATCCTGAAGTGGCAAGTTAAAAACGAAAATGATGAAATGTCGGAAATACTTCCACCAGCCAGGCTGATGATGGATGATATGCAGGCAGTACGAGATATGACCATAGCGGGAGGGGGTATTGCTTGGCTGCCTTATTGGCTTGTGCGGGAGCAACTCGATAGTGGCAATTTGATAGAGATACTAAAAGATCAGACTTCAGGAAGCTGGCCTATCTATGCCGTTTGGCCACGAACTCCTCATTTGTCTCTGAAAGTCCGGCTGGCCGTTGATGAATTAGTTAGCAAGCTACCGGCTATGATGGCTACGATTGAAAGCTAG
- a CDS encoding DUF6891 domain-containing protein, which yields MNEEEKYILDSIKGWVWSGFYSIVDIREMIYDNLEEGCDEEMLLASIEPEIEKKRLAEKEWPEVTDFDRLHGVFYKLHEEGICALHNAGYTMSDGFEDVSEVVHDAPKDHYHSFCFYHGQDVEGAVNGRGLMIAFGALESDDEKSVQTGKRVAECLSKAGFKVDWDGSIKTRIFLPEIKWQKRTV from the coding sequence GTGAACGAAGAAGAAAAATATATTCTAGATTCAATCAAAGGATGGGTATGGTCAGGTTTTTATAGCATAGTCGATATTCGTGAAATGATATACGATAATCTCGAGGAAGGGTGCGATGAAGAAATGCTGCTGGCCTCAATCGAGCCTGAGATTGAGAAAAAACGTTTAGCGGAAAAAGAATGGCCAGAGGTTACAGATTTCGATCGTCTTCATGGTGTATTTTATAAGCTACATGAAGAAGGAATTTGTGCTCTTCATAACGCGGGATACACAATGTCTGACGGATTCGAAGATGTTAGTGAGGTCGTTCATGATGCTCCTAAAGATCATTATCACAGTTTTTGCTTCTATCATGGTCAAGATGTGGAAGGTGCAGTAAACGGTAGAGGCCTTATGATTGCATTTGGTGCTCTTGAAAGTGACGATGAGAAAAGTGTCCAGACCGGTAAGCGAGTAGCAGAGTGCTTGAGTAAAGCAGGTTTTAAGGTTGATTGGGACGGTTCTATTAAAACGAGAATATTCTTGCCAGAGATAAAATGGCAAAAGCGGACAGTCTAA
- a CDS encoding Gfo/Idh/MocA family protein: MKVAICGAGLRSTKVLNYLKHAMPEMTFVGYYDPQPSLLSDIFDPREIKRFESVEAMLSDASPDLLFVGSPNHVHCEQIELGLNAGVRVFTEKPVVTDLAQTWRLVELLREYGPEKCMVGLVLRYSPQIIDLQDALSEGLLGDIVSMEANGHIEPSHGAFFMRDWRRYRQYSGGYMLEKCVHDIDLYNLITNSRPKKVASFGGRNSFIPKNTPTHTDELELVHSKTSIWQSMNDPYGSDADIVDHQTALLSFENKVSMTFHTNLNIPDQQRRFMVAGSKGMAEGDFKRGFMKITASPSGKTLFGCDYKAIPEANIDHYGADAKMARDIACYLRDGSESLPVSIVDALEAGIAAMAIDQARESGEVVDLTKTWAQFDSYRLRD, encoded by the coding sequence ATGAAAGTTGCTATTTGTGGCGCGGGCCTGCGCTCTACAAAGGTTCTAAATTATTTAAAACACGCTATGCCTGAAATGACTTTTGTTGGCTATTACGACCCACAACCTTCACTCTTGTCAGACATCTTCGATCCCCGAGAGATTAAGCGGTTTGAATCTGTTGAAGCGATGCTTTCTGATGCCTCACCGGACTTATTATTCGTAGGTTCGCCTAATCACGTACACTGTGAGCAGATTGAATTGGGCCTAAACGCAGGGGTGCGCGTCTTCACGGAAAAACCCGTCGTCACTGACCTTGCACAAACTTGGCGTCTTGTTGAGCTTTTACGGGAGTATGGCCCAGAGAAATGCATGGTGGGTCTGGTGCTCCGCTATTCACCACAAATCATTGATTTACAGGACGCTTTATCTGAAGGATTACTTGGGGATATTGTCTCAATGGAGGCCAATGGGCACATTGAACCCTCTCACGGCGCATTCTTTATGCGGGATTGGCGGCGATACCGACAGTATTCCGGTGGGTATATGCTTGAGAAATGCGTTCATGATATTGATCTCTACAACTTGATCACTAATTCCCGCCCCAAAAAAGTTGCCAGCTTTGGCGGAAGAAACTCGTTCATCCCCAAGAATACGCCCACTCACACCGACGAACTTGAGTTGGTCCATTCTAAAACCTCTATCTGGCAGTCGATGAATGATCCTTATGGTTCCGATGCTGACATTGTTGACCATCAAACTGCGCTGTTATCTTTTGAAAATAAAGTCTCAATGACATTTCATACCAACTTGAACATTCCTGATCAACAACGACGTTTTATGGTCGCTGGCAGTAAAGGTATGGCTGAGGGAGATTTTAAGCGCGGCTTCATGAAGATTACAGCGTCTCCGTCAGGAAAAACGCTGTTTGGCTGCGACTACAAAGCAATACCGGAAGCCAATATTGATCATTATGGTGCCGATGCCAAGATGGCGAGAGACATAGCCTGTTACCTTAGAGATGGCTCAGAAAGCCTTCCTGTATCAATCGTTGATGCGTTAGAAGCTGGCATAGCGGCAATGGCAATTGATCAAGCACGAGAAAGTGGAGAGGTTGTCGATTTGACCAAGACGTGGGCTCAATTTGATAGCTATAGACTAAGGGATTGA
- a CDS encoding toxin-activating lysine-acyltransferase, with protein MKPAVIHRQYKFFKLSSDVGFTGYVIWAWVDDLTLYNYMTQPRFSLKAMNWNEGSNLIVVDWFVEKNRESQLRNLYKHVISSTKISGNKINICIRDEQGNIIKTNKRSIYGY; from the coding sequence ATAAAACCAGCAGTAATTCACAGGCAGTATAAATTTTTTAAACTATCTAGCGATGTTGGATTCACAGGATATGTCATCTGGGCTTGGGTAGACGATTTAACATTATATAATTATATGACTCAGCCTAGGTTCTCACTTAAAGCAATGAATTGGAATGAAGGAAGCAATCTGATTGTTGTTGACTGGTTCGTCGAAAAAAATAGAGAAAGTCAGTTGAGGAATTTATATAAGCATGTCATTTCCTCTACAAAAATAAGTGGAAATAAAATCAATATTTGTATTCGAGATGAACAAGGAAATATCATAAAAACGAATAAACGGAGTATTTATGGTTACTGA